The genome window CTGCGAGGGCATTTCTCGGGCCCCGAAGGAGGCAGGCCTGCTGACCAGAACGATGCTCATAGGCCAGGCAGTCTCCGAGTCAACAGGCATTTACTCATTGGTAATCGCGTTGCTTCTGATTTTTGTTGTTGGTGGCTAGAGGTTCGCATTATACCTGGTTGCTGGCCAGGCTGATACGTGGCCACAGGGCTTGCCTGGGCTCTCTGCCTTTGTTGGGGCCCTTGTTCACGGGGCAAGTTGGGAATCCGAGACGAGCAGCGGTGAATAGGAATGGTTGAGCTAAACTTCA of bacterium contains these proteins:
- the atpE gene encoding ATP synthase F0 subunit C, which codes for MEITSDAIIKAAALLGAGICMGFGAIGPGVGEGYAAGKACEGISRAPKEAGLLTRTMLIGQAVSESTGIYSLVIALLLIFVVGG